The genomic DNA GGGAATGTCCTCTCCCCTTTTAACATCACCTGCTCCGTGGCACCATCATTCTGCGAAGCTCCACTATGCACATACTGCTTCAGAACATCTTCTGGTACGTGATATACTGTTCCACAGAACACGTCTATTGAAGTCATTGTCCACAAATGTGAACACCATTCACTTCTACAcgtcctacacctccacccccaggtGACTACCTGCACTGTGGCCATGAGCATATGGTGGAGACCCTCTTCCTGCCTGTAGGAGCTGGCACTAACCACACCCTGCTGGTGGTGGTCACCGTTGAGAATGGGGCAGGGCAGAAGATCACGACTACTCTGTCCGCCCAGGTCGGCTCACGACTAGACCAGCGTCTAACAAAACtgataaataatataaataatattattTACTTATCAAACTAATAAATCTGATAAGTTGATCGTTTCTTATTAATTCACGCCCTGATCTTCGACACTCTCAGGTGAAGGATGTTGACACGGGGTCCACGGTGCACGACCTGGAGGCCCTCGTGTCTGGGCACACAGACCGTCTGCAGCAGCATGGGAAGCTCATGGGGCCGGCGCTAGCACAGATGTACCAGTCCGTGTCCAACACACTGAATGAGGGCTCAGCTGCAGGCCAAGATCAAGACGCCAAAATGAAGGTACAAACAATATAGACTCCCTATTTTACACATCCTTTATTTCTACTGTGGATACATTAATCACATCCAAAAAAAAGTTCATAAAGTGGAATGATGTCTTATTTATTTCATGCTTATTTTGCATAATAAAATAGAATGAAATTGTATTATCCAGTCAAGGCAAGAAATTCATCTTTTGTTTTAGATATAACCATGAAGAATAAAACAGCACACAATGTTTTTCCTCAATTAAGCTACGTGAGCAGATGCTGCTGGACCTGGGCACCGCGGTGAATGCTGGACCCCTCAGGAACCCTTCAGAAGTTCAGATGACCGCAGGTGCTGTGGTGGGGATCACAAGGCAGGCGGAGGAGCTAACCTCCACAGCCCAGGTAACCTCCGCTGAACAACATGAGGCCCCGCACCTCTTTATCCATTTTCACCGTAATTCGTCTTTCTCTCCTCTGCAGTTGCAGGCCGGATTTCTTCTGTCAAATCTCAGTAAGTCCTTGGCCACTCTGGCACCTTCTGAGGCAGAGGACCAAGAACTAATGATGCAGGCAGCCACACCCATCATTCAGGCTGCTGGTAACATCTTCAAGGTTTCTTCTGACACAGACCAGGAGGTACTGCAGTCCATCTTAACCTCGGGAGGATCTCACCTGCTCAAACGTGACGCTCCATGCTTCCTTTGATGCCTTTCCCTGTGCTATAGGAAGTGATGTCCAAACACTTACTGACCATAGTAGACAATGTGCAGAGCGCATTGCTGTCTGGCAGAAGTGCCGACCAAGAGGCTGTTATTGTCAGCACCCCCGAGATCAGTGTGTATGTAAACAGGTAGGCCGAAGCTCTTCCGGCTTTCTTGTACAGAACATTTCTAGATCGAGTCTTTCTAGACTACTGACTTTACTGTCAGAAACCGTGTTGAAGCTTGGTGCACCACTGGGACACCTTGAATGGTCTACAGTCATTTAAACGTTACTGACACGCACTTTATGGTGTCCAGGATGTCACCCGGAGAACTCCAGAAACAGTCCTTCAGCGTTGAGAACAGCAGCTCAGTCAGCTTCGTGCTTCCAGCTTTGCAGTCTGATGTTCTGTCTTTTGAGGGACCAGTGGACGTGCGGGTGCGAGCTTCGAGCTACCGGTCCATGACACTCTACATGTCCACATGTCTCTGTACAGCTCGGTGATCTCGCACATGTGCAGTCTTTACTATCAACTCTGAGTTGAATTTAAATGTATGAAAAGTGTTGTGGAAATTAAATGTTTGTTGATGGTTTTTCTGGTTTACAGATGTTGAGTTTTTGGCAGAACCCCTTCTCGTGGAGCAAGGGTCCCCCTATAAGTGGAGCGgtggggtctctctctctcaccagtgAGAACGGCTCGGTCATCCCAGTTTCTGACTTGACTGAGGAGATTGAGGTACAATCCCTTAGCCATTAAAACAATTCAGAACAATATTGTTGTTCTACATATGAGTCATGCATAAGTGTGAAAAACACTGCTTTAAAATGTCTAGGACAATGTGCTGTTAGCATGTATATTCAGCCTGTATACATTTCATCCATAGATTCTCCTACCAAGACCAGAGGTGGTAGAATTAAACAGCACATTTCTGGACTTGGGAAACTATAGTACACTTGTCATCAATGTGACCACACCCAACATATCTCTGGTCTTGAAACTGGACCCCACCGAAGAGATACCTTTACAGTTACTACTGGGATTTCAGCACTACCCAAATGACACCAACTACATGGCCCAAATTCATCTCCCTCAAACAGGAAACTCTTCAGGTGATTCATTAACTGATTCTCTGGAATGATTTTTATTACTACTCAAAAGTAACATGAAGTAATAAACACTTGATGTGTGTCACAGAGGAGAGGTACACGTGGGTTCTGGGCCCCAGGGATATGGCACTAGAAGAAGGGGTTTACTATCTTCTAGTGAGACCAGTTGTAGGAGCAGGTGTGAACTCCTCAAATGCTTCAGTGTTTGTCACATCTATCGCTGCCCAGTGCTTGTACTGGGATGAAACTACAACCAACTGGAGCGACTATGGCTGTAGGGTGAGTGACATTTAAGTGCCCTCATTTAAGACCGCTAATTTATGTACCCTCATTTAAGAACCCTAATTTAAGTGCCCTCATTTTGGTATTTAACAAGGCTGTAGGGTGAGCTTAACACTTAATTTGCTCAAAGTCTACAAAAGAAAACTCACTATCTAGCATGTAACCACTTGCTTTTCCACGTATTACTTCCATCTCTGCCTCTGCAGGTGGGTCCTCGCACCTCAGCGTCGGTCACTCAGTGCCTCTGCACACATCTGACATTTTTTGGGAGCTCTTTCTTTGTGATGCCCAACGTAGTGGACGTGTCCCGCACAGCCGAGCTCTTCGCCACGTTCGTCAACAAccctgtggtggtgtgtttCGTTGGTGCTGTATTCCTGGTCTATCTTACTGCGGTGGTATGGGCCCGAAGAAAAGACATCCAGGACTCCGCCAAGGTCTGCATGATAGCCCTCATTAGTCCTCCTCCTTCTCAAGACCAAGAACTGTGTACCAGTGATATGTCACTTTGGATTATGCTGCATTTTTCAAGAACAAATCTTATTTctgaaaattattattttgtttttgatgGTATATGATTTCCTTGTGTAACTCATTAACTTGTGTTAAAAAATGGTGTGATCCAAAAGGTGAAAGTCACAGTATTAGAAGACAATGACCCTTTGGCTGAATATCGGTATTTGGTGACCATTTGCACAGGGCATCGTCGAGGAGCGTCCACTTCCTCTCAGGTCAGGGCATCTACCGTTGCTTAAACagtcattttaaaaataaagtcGATAGGTTAAATAGTAGCCAATGCCACCACAGGTCGCAGTCACCCTGGTTGGTTCAGAGGGGGAGACTGAGCCCCATCATTTGACGGACCCAGACAAGCTGCTCTTTGAGAGGGGTGCTGTGGACATGTTCCTCCTCACCACTCCGTTCTCTCTCGGAGAGCTTCAGAGCGTCAGGCTGTGGCATGACAACTCCGGGAAACATCCTGCTTGGTAAGGAAATGAAATCTTTTTTCGGCATTCCCGTAGCCCGTGTCTATTGCTTCTAAACTGGATGTCAATTTTGGAGTAGTGTGAGTACTTTCGATGTGTGCCCTTCAGGTATGTGAACAAGGTGATGGTGCAGGACCTGGAGATTGGACAGAAGTGGCACTTCTTGTGTAGTTCATGGCTGGCCATCGATATAGGAGAGTGCACACTGGATAAAGTGTTCCCTGTGGCAACAGAGAAGGACTTAAAAGGGTTTAGGTGAGTATCCCTAGCAACAGAGGAGAACTTAAAAGGGTTTAGGTGAGTAACCCTGGCAGTTTAAATGAAAAATATCTCCCCAAAAAAGGTCTTGTTTTTTACATTCCTGGCCATACGTCCAATGTAACAGATACGCCTGTTGTTTCTACAGCAATCTGTTCTTCATGAAGACAGCAAAGGATTTCCGAGATGGTCACATCTGGTACTCTGTAGTTAGTCGGCCCCCCAGTAGTAACTTCACTCGTGTGCAGCGAGTTTCCTGCTGTTTCTCCCTGCTACTCTGCACCATGCTGACAAGTATCATGTTCTGGGGTATTCCTACAGACCCCTCCGAGCAGACCATGGACCTGGGTAATACACATGTTCTTCTGCACCAACACCTGTACTTTCATTACTAGGTTTATCACGACAGATTGAAGTTCTTAAAACTTGAGCCAAGAGTAACAGCTCATCTACCTCTGGTCAAAGGTAAGATCGAGTTCACCTGGCAGCAGGTGATGATTGGTATCCAGAGCTCCATCATCATGTTCCCCATCAACCTCCTCATCGTCAGCATCTTCAGAAACGCCCGTCCAGGGGAACAAAAGTCAGAAACACCATCAAAGATCGACTCTGTTAAGCAAGGAAAAACAGGACGTGTCACACCAACTCAACCTCCATCTCCAAAGAACAATCATAGGGAGATCACACCAGATGCAGTAATAAAGGTCTGTGAAAGCAGTTATCATTCATCAGATAATTCCTGGCCAATAAAAAACAATGCCCCTTAATTCTTATTATAAAATGACCCTATTCAATTTTAATTTAATcctttttaacattttaatattgtAGGATATCAAACGGATAGCTCAGTCACTCTCTAAAGCTTTGAGGAGTCCCATGCCAAGCATTGACTGTGGTAAAATGGACATAAACGCTCTGCTGTCGCTGGTTGAAGATATTATTCGGCAGCAAAACTGTATAGGTTGCGAGTTCTATTGCAACGACTCCAAAAAAGAGCTTGCTGTCTCCCTGAGGGCTGTGAATCTACAAGGTTTGGATACAACAATAAAATGCCcatattttgtgtttttgtaaaacGTCTTATACATTGTCTTGGTATAATTTCTGGCTGTGTTTCCACAGAACGGAGTCCTGAGCGAATGCCGAACGATAGGCACAGCGTCTACCAGCATTACCTCTACAAGCAGCTCCAGAATGTGGAAAAGGAGCTGAGGCTGCTGGGTCCTTCACGATTCTCCAGTCCAGAGGGCTACGGTCAGGCCGTGCAGCAGGTCCGGGGTATGAAGGGACTTCTAGagccccacctcccctccagCTCCACGAGGGACCAGTCGTCCTGCGGCTCCGGCCCTGCCGAGGACAGCGGAGGAGGCGGGAGGAAGTGCTGTCAGGGGGGCCTGCCCTGGTGGTTTGTGATCGTGGGCTGGATTCTTGTTGCAGCCACTAGCGGAGTGTCTGCATACTTCACCATGATGTATGGGCTGACCTATGGGAAAGATCGCTCCATTAGCTGGCTCATTTCTATGGTTGTGTCTTTCTTTGAGAGTCTTTTCATTACTCAGCCTATAAAGGTAAGACATTCAACTGCTTCATGTTTAGATGAATCCATTTTTACTGAAATTGATATTGTCACCTGTGTTTTTATTCAGGTGCTGGGATTTGCTGTCTTCTTCGCTCTGGTGATGAAGACGGTAGATCAGGACGAATATGGGGACGTTCCAATTGATAGTACTTTTTCAACTTCAGGTATACTGGGGTTGAAAAATACTGTATAATTTGTAAAAGCTTTACATAAAGGCCACTAAAAGGGCTTATAATGCTTAGTTTTTCACAATAAGTCCACATGCTAACTATTCTAGGTGACAAATATGTGCTTTGACTACCAGACCAAACAGCCACATACAACATCACTGTTCCATAGCAGAGCACCAAACATTCATTTTATACACCTTCACATTTATCCTCTCAGAGCAAAGGGAGGTTCCTCTAACCACACTTTCCCATTTGAAACAAAGGTTTTCCGTACAGATAGAAAACTTGGGCCCTGAGCATCAGACCAAAGAACTACCTTTGGTCTGGCGCAGAAGCCAGAAAATGCATTCTGCTCTTCTTGATCCTCTCCTCCGTCAGTCTCTTCCACAGTTCATGATACGTAACGGCCGTCTACAATATTTCTCCTGTCCACAGGGGACCCTGACGGCATACACATTGCTAGGAGAGACAGTACATGCAGCTTCTACCAGCCCCCTCCCCCGGCTGATGTTCAGAAGATGAGGGACAACATGATCAAAGAACAAAAGGTCTTTGGATTAATCAGGGAGATTCTGAGTAAGAAAATATTCACTTGTATGTTATTGGTTAACTAGTGGACAGCAGCAGGTGGTACAAGAGACCTGTTTCTTTTACAGTCTACGTGGGGTTCCTGTGGATGTTGCTGTTGGTAGCGTATGGTCAACGTGATCCAAACGCTTACTTCCTCACTCAGCATATTCAGAAGAGCTTCAGCAACGGCATTTCCCAAAGCATGAGCCACAAAGATGTGCTTACTTGGACGAACACCACGCTCTTGAAAAACCTCTTTGGACGACAACCAGGTATCTTCTTTGAAGCAAGAGAGCCATGCGTCTAGAGCAGGCTAGACGATCACATCTCACGTGCTACGGTCTCTTTGTCAGGGTTCATCACAGACGGGAAGTCGAAGCTGGTGGGCAGCGCTCGTCTGCGGCAGGTCAGAGTGCAGAAGGGCTCCTGTCAGACGGCCGCTTGCATGCGCAGCTCTGTTCCCGACTGCAACGCTCCGTACTCTTGGGAGGCGGAGGACACGGGCTCCTACGGCCCAGGCTGGAGCCGCTCTACGTACAGCAGCGGGGCCGAGAGCCGGCTGACACCGTGGCAGTACCAAAGCCAGTCTAGTCTCAGGGCTCATCCTGTCTGGGGGAGTGTGGCCATGTACAGAGGTGGAGGCTTTGTGGTTGACCTAGGCTCTGACCTGCAAAATGCAAGCAGGTAACTTTTCATTtactttataaaaaaaaaacatggaggttttattatatatatatatatatatatatatatatatatatatatatatatatatatatatatatatatatatatataactttataATATTCAGGTAGCAAGTACTGTGAAGGAATATATTCACTGTTAATGTAGTTAAATTCAGAAATAGCAGTTTGTTATATGGTAAACCACTGCATTTCCCTTTTGCAGTTTGCTTCAATACCTGTTCGAGAACACTTGGCTTGATGTATACACTCGTGCTGTTTTCGTGGAGTTCACAGTTTATAATGCCAATGTCAACCTCTTCTGTATTGTCACCTTGATGCTTGAGACCACAGCAGTGGGTAAGTACTGTTTTCTTACATGTTCTAAGTATTTTCAGTTAAAATGAAGTCCAGACaattcatgtttttgttttatatttccTAGGAGCATTTCAGTATCGCAGCGAACTACAGAGTGTCCGTCTTTATCAGTCCACAGGTGGTCTCCATATATTTGTGATGGCCTCTGAGGCAATCTATTTCCTCTTTATCCTGTATTACATGTTTCAGCAGGTTAGTCTCATATCACTCATGGTGGTATAAATATTGGCGATAAATTGTGGTCAAATAGAGGGATGCATTGGTTTTTGCAGGGCAAGTTAATGAAGAGCCAGAAATGGGGGTACTTTAGCAGCAAGTGGAACGTTCTGGAACTGGCCATCATTATTCTAAGCTGGAGTGCATTATCTGTTTTTATCAAGAGGACACTGCTGGGTAACCAAGACATTGAGTACTATCAAAACCACAAAGACCAGTAAGTGAATATTTAGCCAAGGGTTTACCACTTTCTTCATTTATACTGAATGTTGCCATTAAGATATTCATCATATCTGTCATTTCTAAATGTTCTTAATACTATGGTAACCCcttaataaaatattaattttgAACACTTTAGTGTCGTCTATCAGACTTCCCGTTGGCCTGTACAGTAAACATTTTGGTCCTCTGCCAGGTACGCTAGTTTCCATGAAACCGCCGTCACAGATGCAGTTCTTGGGTACCTTATAGCTTTTCTGGTCCTGCTGGCCACAATCAAACTGTGGCACCTACTGCGACTCAACCCCAAACTGAACATGATTACCGCCACCCTGCGGAGGGCATGGAACGACATCTCTGGATTCATTGTAGTCATAACAATCATGTTCCTGGCCTACTCCATTGCTGTGAGTAAACACATCAATAGAAATGTTTGAACTTCACAACGACCATTTATACCATTTCACTTTGTGTGTCCCCTTCTACAGTGTAATCTGATGTATGGCTGGAAGCTGTACTCTTACAGGACTCTGCTCCACGCTGCCCAGACCATGGTCAGCTTACAGCTGGGCATCTTCAACTATGAAGAAGTGAGCCACGACAATGTTGAAATCACCAGCGAGCATTATGCTAGTGTTGCTAGATGGCTTGATGGCTAATCTCCATAATGGTGATTCTCATTTGGACTACAGGTTTTGGATTACAACCCTGTTCTTGGTGCATTTGTCATTGGCTCCTGCATCATTTTCATGACATTCGTGGTACTGAACCTCTTCATATCAGTCATCCTGGTGGCATTCAGCCAAGAGCAGTTACATCACCAGGTACAAATCTTAAGGCTGTAATCAACAGCAATTTAAATTCACAAATGAAACAATCCATGTACAAGTCCACATCTCTCTCCCTTACAGCCATCTGAAGAAGAGGAAATTGTGGACCTGATGCTAATGAAGATATGTAATCTTTTTGGGATCAAGGTCAAGAACAAACTGACTGACATTAAACCAAACCATCTTGCGGCCTCCAACATAAAACCTTCCGTCATATCGTAGGCACACAATGTTTTACTGCAGATTTATACGGATAATGGAGGCTTTGATGCGTTCCCTTTACATTTGAAAATGGAAGCGCTATAAATATCTACATGCAAAATACTGCAATTAGGTCTAGAGGCTTGTTTTGCCAGTTCTTAATTATTCTTACTGTGGTGTGCACTGACTCTGTATCTCCTGTACATGCTGACCTTCTCTCTGCAGACATTGGCTTTTGGAGATTTCTGTATGAAATCAAAGTTGTGTTCACTGCTTGAAGTCTGAGATGTCCCTGAATAATAGTTATGAAACCTGCAACCTTCTGTCTGGAGCATCATTTGTTTTGtgcttttcaaaaaaaaaaaatcatgctcTGCATGAAAACATTAACTGTGTCAGCATGCGTGTCCATCTAGGTGGACAAGTCACAGATCTACAGTCCTGTGAGATCGTTAGGGAAGGGttacattaaataaaaaaataaaagaacatGCAAtttaacaaagaaaaaaaaatcatggtCCTTTCTGAGTTCCAAAAAATATAATCTGGTCAACTGGTTGATATTTCCACTCAATGTCACAAATGAGAAAACCCTACCACACTGGGAAACACCCTGACTCTCAAATCATAGAAGAAGCTGAATGAagttatttttcattttaatatcatATATAGATGGTTCATCCATACATCAACCAAATGCTTGAGACCTTCACAATCCAGCCCAATTGTACATGCTCCAATGAATTATTCAAACAGCTTTCAGTGCTTGCAACAATGTGTCCAGAGTCAACACCAAGAGCTTGCTTGCTCATTCTGTCGGAACTTTAAACATTCCCATTGCAATCTGCAGAGCACTGCCACTTAGTTTACTGTAATTCATCTGACAACCAGACAGTATGGGGCACGTTGCCAAGTAACAAATGTTACTCCGTTTTAAATAGCTTCAATCGAGTTTTAAAAAAATTTGCAGTCTGATACAGA from Brachyhypopomus gauderio isolate BG-103 chromosome 12, BGAUD_0.2, whole genome shotgun sequence includes the following:
- the pkd1l2a gene encoding polycystin-1-like protein 2 isoform X2 translates to MFRLSLSTLLFGLVLSATAVCGEEDPEGLSCPEHQQAFEGSCYEFVHLQRSFLSSQSWCERGGGHLAFVQNDETQQFLQRHLQPEQNWWLGLAPASFNLSLDSAVTETPLSWLDGSDVSYSNWLGDPVPDADCGYISASGFQWVTTTNCSQEFYFICQFELGRSLACVGSNATLQCGSGQVIEVDDSFYGRKTRHFCRAGRTPPTPPAEEECSWVDVARSVSEHCRGLQVCQAATDVISVGKPCPGLGSYLLVEYHCKDGLHLMVNRRAAVFKNVTVTVKWLLNPYQGNLTCALSAGDGHTIDPYRPENSQGILVHKYQRAGMYTVTVECSTSDWHVTAQKTITIQEPLGKFGIIRCYCTNHSMGVENCTGLHHQPLEIQVELDAGTNVSYKIHHGAAELASLSVVRGIIPHNITLLPETLESLGSGCHELILLASNGVTDRDVSTTLELCLVAPVEGLLASVAPEQVSCWESVLYVNVSLAQGAPVELVFFLSAANDSFSETHQMLNGSAQIFNISSKIKGTLKVVVRAWNLFSVMEADAGYTTLDCQEEPEQRQNGTAQHARVPGDGSLVITANPENPVIGRGGVVLGVDRLNGDPKVYTFSWSCDGTCPCNVSTETETHEISTACLPPPYSFSVYSVTATEITGPAQPLTATRCVSVTPGTDFIPVITCLNCNPANKSSSVHLQLQCEDCQQMVWYFEDTNPASGVLSSCYSNSGQKPLIKKMEGDSSLTVETAVLNTAQHNLTVVAYGVKDGLSGFAQFTIPILTSSSTSPPATPASTEQPDRHSPPSCVVRPTEGNVLSPFNITCSVAPSFCEAPLCTYCFRTSSGDYLHCGHEHMVETLFLPVGAGTNHTLLVVVTVENGAGQKITTTLSAQVKDVDTGSTVHDLEALVSGHTDRLQQHGKLMGPALAQMYQSVSNTLNEGSAAGQDQDAKMKLREQMLLDLGTAVNAGPLRNPSEVQMTAGAVVGITRQAEELTSTAQLQAGFLLSNLSKSLATLAPSEAEDQELMMQAATPIIQAAGNIFKVSSDTDQEEVMSKHLLTIVDNVQSALLSGRSADQEAVIVSTPEISVYVNRMSPGELQKQSFSVENSSSVSFVLPALQSDVLSFEGPVDVRMLSFWQNPFSWSKGPPISGAVGSLSLTSENGSVIPVSDLTEEIEILLPRPEVVELNSTFLDLGNYSTLVINVTTPNISLVLKLDPTEEIPLQLLLGFQHYPNDTNYMAQIHLPQTGNSSEERYTWVLGPRDMALEEGVYYLLVRPVVGAGVNSSNASVFVTSIAAQCLYWDETTTNWSDYGCRVGPRTSASVTQCLCTHLTFFGSSFFVMPNVVDVSRTAELFATFVNNPVVVCFVGAVFLVYLTAVVWARRKDIQDSAKVKVTVLEDNDPLAEYRYLVTICTGHRRGASTSSQVAVTLVGSEGETEPHHLTDPDKLLFERGAVDMFLLTTPFSLGELQSVRLWHDNSGKHPAWYVNKVMVQDLEIGQKWHFLCSSWLAIDIGECTLDKVFPVATEKDLKGFSNLFFMKTAKDFRDGHIWYSVVSRPPSSNFTRVQRVSCCFSLLLCTMLTSIMFWGIPTDPSEQTMDLGKIEFTWQQVMIGIQSSIIMFPINLLIVSIFRNARPGEQKSETPSKIDSVKQGKTGRVTPTQPPSPKNNHREITPDAVIKDIKRIAQSLSKALRSPMPSIDCGKMDINALLSLVEDIIRQQNCIGCEFYCNDSKKELAVSLRAVNLQERSPERMPNDRHSVYQHYLYKQLQNVEKELRLLGPSRFSSPEGYGQAVQQVRGMKGLLEPHLPSSSTRDQSSCGSGPAEDSGGGGRKCCQGGLPWWFVIVGWILVAATSGVSAYFTMMYGLTYGKDRSISWLISMVVSFFESLFITQPIKVLGFAVFFALVMKTVDQDEYGDVPIDSTFSTSGDPDGIHIARRDSTCSFYQPPPPADVQKMRDNMIKEQKVFGLIREILIYVGFLWMLLLVAYGQRDPNAYFLTQHIQKSFSNGISQSMSHKDVLTWTNTTLLKNLFGRQPGFITDGKSKLVGSARLRQVRVQKGSCQTAACMRSSVPDCNAPYSWEAEDTGSYGPGWSRSTYSSGAESRLTPWQYQSQSSLRAHPVWGSVAMYRGGGFVVDLGSDLQNASSLLQYLFENTWLDVYTRAVFVEFTVYNANVNLFCIVTLMLETTAVGAFQYRSELQSVRLYQSTGGLHIFVMASEAIYFLFILYYMFQQGKLMKSQKWGYFSSKWNVLELAIIILSWSALSVFIKRTLLGNQDIEYYQNHKDQYASFHETAVTDAVLGYLIAFLVLLATIKLWHLLRLNPKLNMITATLRRAWNDISGFIVVITIMFLAYSIACNLMYGWKLYSYRTLLHAAQTMVSLQLGIFNYEEVLDYNPVLGAFVIGSCIIFMTFVVLNLFISVILVAFSQEQLHHQPSEEEEIVDLMLMKICNLFGIKVKNKLTDIKPNHLAASNIKPSVIS